The following proteins are encoded in a genomic region of Takifugu flavidus isolate HTHZ2018 chromosome 3, ASM371156v2, whole genome shotgun sequence:
- the ahr2 gene encoding aryl hydrocarbon receptor 2, with protein MLPNTALYAAKKRKKPVQKVPKPPPPDGIKSNPSKRHRDRLNGELDKLTSLLPFTEDVRSRLDKLSVLRLSVGYLKVKSFFNASIKNGQNGSSWNSERSIMFGKISTPLPSSSNPSSSSGSSQSTSIDGVSFSEGDLLLQALNGFVLVVTAEGYVFYTSPTIQEFLGFHQSDVIHQSVFELIHTDDRALFRSQLHFAFIPTSSQQDGTGDSTSDQSSVEISTNVMAYDPQTIPPENSSFLERNFCCRFRCLLDNSSGFLALNFRGRLKFIHGQNHMAEDGTLVHPQLALFAVATPMQPPSIVEIRAKTLIFQTKHKLDFTPMGIDTRGKMVLGYNEVELCMKGSGYSFIHAADMMYCADNHIKMIKTGESGFTVFRLLTKNGTWIWVQANARLVFKDGKPDFIVARQKALTNEEGEEQLHLRRLQLPFNFATGEAMLYDVMPTIGPPDPCSAPKQRKLDDSSVSPNSILGCMMNQDQSLYHNNNTVGSINDLAFKDTHATLSVPGDAWLDTTFKHMTGSLTTSEATVQDMMDSLQQILGERDLTRALDVEPDELKSWESTLLKLSTCDMSDDLNDILSNDVLMYVEEQLQREGGLKVLDQLDDIPPCVAPLDLQSHNHEVPGQQNFGWTGEPQNQLLPNRGQLSFQLGAPVCGTMKLIHIDPPQLCSAGLDGPTLQHIGFQQSSGLPGDACTLDQSIVEDSGLGAFALRQPPANQGHFNQMPPPTQNHHQMRTPASLQDKNPVFSSPGNHWSSNSNQVDHFVDSYADNNPSQQGFAANPSSCLQGDFALQSQNSDRHKPSWSLDQQQLHHHASDGRQHVGACLNQMPGFQRDPLHGAVTVQNAVNGASPFKNTETPNVAYAAQQNVSSGTCMFGDVAPSSSSRHMLNRSAHQMGSKSSCLYRGLPGGVAVPGMANVLNPDESTLTCKTTMALGPEDLLVQQQQYLRFSDTHTQINSHPVTGNGGFPFSSVPNGNAYYSENN; from the exons cctccattAAGAATGGCCAGAACGGCTCCAGCTGGAACAGTGAGCGCAGCATCATGTTTGGGAAAATCTCGACACCGCTGCCGTCTTCCTCCAATCCCTCCAGCTCCTCGGGCTCCTCCCAGTCGACCTCCATCGATGGAGTCAGCTTCTCTGAGGGGGACCTGCTGCTTCAG GCCCTCAACGGCTTCGTGTTGGTGGTGACAGCTGAGGGTTATGTGTTCTACACGTCCCCGACCATCCAGGAGTTCCTCGGCTTCCACCAG tcTGACGTCATCCACCAGAGCGTGTTTGAGCTGATCCACACGGACGATCGGGCTCTCTTCAGGAGTCAGCTCCACTTCGCTTTCATCCCAACCAGCAGCCAGCAAGACGGCACCGGCGACAGCACCA GTGACCAGAGCTCCGTTGAGATCAGCACAAATGTGATGGCCTACGACCCCCAGACCATCCCTCCAGAAAACTCGTCCTTCCTGGAGAGAAACTTCTGCTGCCGTTTCCGCTGCCTCCTCGACAACTCCTCCGGCTTCCTG GCGCTGAACTTCCGGGGCCGTCTGAAATTCATCCACGGCCAGAACCACATGGCGGAAGACGGGACGCTGGTTCACCCGCAGCTGGCTCTGTTCGCCGTCGCCACGCCGATGCAGCCGCCGTCCATCGTGGAGATCCGCGCCAAGACCTTGATCTTTCAGACCAAACACAAGCTGGACTTCACGCCGATGGGCATCGACACCAG AGGCAAAATGGTTCTGGGTTACAATGAAGTGGAGCTGTGTATGAAAGGCTCCGGCTACAGCTTCATCCACGCCGCGGACATGATGTATTGCGCCGACAACCACATCAAGA TgataaaaacaggagaaagCGGCTTCACCGTCTTCAGGCTGCTGACCAAAAACGGCACGTGGATCTGGGTCCAGGCCAACGCCAGACTGGTCTTCAAGGATGGGAAACCGGACTTCATCGTGGCTCGACAGAAAGCTTTGAC aaatgaagaaggggaggagcagctgcaTCTCCGTCGGCTGCAGTTACCCTTTAATTTTGCCACCGGCGAGGCGATGCTGTACGATGTCATGCCCACCATCGGACCACCCGATCCCTGCTCCGCCCCTAAACAGAGGAAGTTGGACGACTCCTCCGTCAGCCCCAATTCCATCCTGGGCTGCATGATGAACCAGGACCAGTCTCTctaccacaacaacaacaccgtCGGCTCCATCAACGATCTGGCCTTCAAGGACACTCACGCCACGCTCAGCGTCCCTGGAGATGCCTGGTTGGACACCACGTTCAAGCACATGACAGGAAGCCTGACAACGTCGGAAGCCACGGTTCAGGACATGATGGACAGCCTGCAGCAGATCCTGGGGGAGCGTGACCTCACCAGAGCTCTGGACGTGGAGCCCGACGAGCTGAAGAGTTGGGAGAGCACCCTGCTGAAGCTGAGCACTTGCGACATGAGCGACGACCTCAACGACATTCTCAGCAACGACGTCCTGATGTACGTGgaagagcagctccagagggAGGGCGGGCTCAAGGTGCTGGATCAGCTGGATGATATCCCGCCCTGCGTGGCCCCGCTGGACCTGCAGAGCCACAATCACGAGGTCCCAGGACAGCAGAACTTTGGCTGGACTGGCGAGccccagaaccagctgcttccCAACAGAGGGCAGCTCAGTTTCCAGCTGGGGGCTCCAGTCTGCGGGACAATGAAACTCATCCACATCGACCCTCCCCAGCTGTGCTCTGCTGGTTTAGACGGTCCAACTTTGCAGCACATTGGTTTCCAGCAAAGCTCTGGTCTTCCAGGGGACGCCTGCACTCTAGATCAGTCGATAGTCGAGGACAGCGGCCTCGGAGCATTTGCCCTCAGGCAGCCACCGGCCAACCAGGGTCACTTCAATCAGATGCCTCCGCCAACCCAGAACCACCATCAGATGAGGACCCCGGCCAGCCTCCAAGACAAGAATCCGGTTTTCAGCTCTCCAGGAAACCATTGGAGCTCCAACTCCAATCAGGTTGATCACTTTGTGGATTCTTACGCGGATAATAACCCAAGCCAGCAGGGGTTTGCGGCAAATCCGTCGAGCTGCCTTCAGGGAGACTTTGCCCTTCAGAGCCAGAACAGTGATCGTCACAAACCGTCGTGGTCACtggatcagcagcagcttcatcaccACGCCTCTGATGGGCGCCAACATGTGGGTGCCTGCCTCAACCAGATGCCTGGCTTTCAGAGGGACCCGCTTCACGGCGCTGTCACCGTCCAGAACGCCGTCAACGGCGCGTCACCGTTTAAGAACACAGAGACTCCTAACGTCGCGTATGCTGCTCAGCAGAACGTGTCTTCGGGCACCTGCATGTTCGGTGACGTTgccccgtcctcgtcctcccgCCACATGCTTAACCGCAGCGCTCACCAGATGGGCTCCAAATCCTCCTGTCTCTATCGCGGCCTTCCTGGAGGCGTGGCCGTCCCGGGGATGGCGAATGTCTTGAACCCTGACGAGAGCACGCTGACCTGCAAAACGACCATGGCCCTCGGCCCCGAAGAcctgctggtgcagcagcagcagtacttACGCTTCAGCGACACGCACACTCAG ATCAACAGCCATCCAGTTACTGGGAATGGAGGTTTCCCCTTCTCCTCGGTGCCCAATGGGAACGCTTACTACTCGGAGAACAACTGA
- the LOC130522209 gene encoding LOW QUALITY PROTEIN: aryl hydrocarbon receptor-like (The sequence of the model RefSeq protein was modified relative to this genomic sequence to represent the inferred CDS: inserted 1 base in 1 codon) codes for MYAGRKRRKPLQKGVKPAPTEGAKSNPSKRHRDRLNSELDRLASLLPFSEDVIASLDKLSILRLSVSFLRTKGFFSGVLNNLPSDGINKSSDHGGGGGAASGAEERRXPEGELLLQALNGFVLVVTTEGNIFFCSHTIRDYLGFHQTDVMHQSVFEMIHTEDQQEFRRNLHWGPDTTPTAEPETDGESVSTSSLLSCDPDQPPRDNSSFLDRSFICRFRCLLDNTSGFLALNIQGRLKFLHGQHHPQRSSKVSSPPQLALFAIATPLQPPTILEIRTRNMIFRTKHKLDFTPMACDAKGKIVLGYTEAELRVRGSGYQFIHAADMLYCAENHVRMIKTGESGLTVFRLLTKDNRWKWVQANARLVYKNGKPDYIVATQRPLVDEEGGEHLRKRSMHLPFTFATGEAMLYQTGHPLHSFSESVQGKAKGSKTKKGKQSSSDNLDPKSLLGALMSQDESVYVCQPDSEPAVSGPSSLLSQQQTDSECSSFLGHNSLHVFSNETSSYDPLLATLDSLTLDGEDPCSNTEIFNALENLGLNAEDLELLLLDERMIQVELGPNHIPTLSDLLTNNEILSYIHNKLENSPEPADGDAGRYGVNADQAAVPEPPAFVQQSQQMQQHVGSGVPAKAAPPTAEAKGQTRLPNGHWVTNTANAHQPDNQVQPHPVLTPSRLNSELKHLLESSQQWSQDQLVHYPSHPQVSQDPSLLGFHNQRTINASYIPNGHTSFLPSVEVGHTYSITAAPCAPAALLNGLTAPDVCHYQSYQQQVSVAQSSTLELEQLLGLSQSQHSLPAYAMFNTSAQGSAHSKLENGCLLNATNAAYIRTCLMPNGNAVVAANVDGLSTLQDHQKPGFLL; via the exons ATGTACGCCGGACGGAAGCGAAGAAAACCGCTGCAGAAGGG AGTCAAACCGGCTCCAACTGAAGGCGCCAAGTCCAACCCGTCCAAACGCCACCGTGACCGTCTGAACTCAGAGCTGGACCGCCTGGCGAGCCTGCTGCCTTTCTCTGAGGACGTCATCGCCAGCCTGGACAAGCTCTCCATCCTGAGGCTCAGCGTCAGCTTCCTGCGCACGAAAGGTTTCTTCTCCG gGGTGCTGAACAACCTCCCATCTGATGGCATCAACAAGAGCAGCGatcacggcggcggcggcggcgccgcgtcAGGAGCTGAGGAGCGAC CTCCTgagggggagctgctgctgcag GCACTGAACGGCTTCGTCCTAGTGGTGACAACTGAAGGAAAcatcttcttctgctctcacaCCATCCGGGACTACCTTGGCTTCCATCAG ACTGATGTGATGCACCAGAGTGTGTTTGAGATGATCCACACTGAAGACCAGCAGGAATTCAGGAGGAACCTTCACTGGGGCCCCGACACCACACCCACCGCCGAGCCAGAAACAG ATGGAGAGTCAGTGTCCACCTCTTCTCTGCTGAGCTGTGATCCAGACCAACCGCCACGTGACAACTCCTCCTTCCTGGACAGAAGCTTCATCTGTCGCTTCCGTTGTTTGTTGGACAACACCTCAGGTTTTCTG GCCTTAAACATTCAGGGGCGTCTCAAGTTCCTGCATGGTCAGCACCATCCGCAGCGCAGCAGCAAGGTGAGTAGCCCACCTCAGCTTGCCCTGTTTGCCATCGCCACTCCGCTCCAACCTCCCACCATCCTGGAAATCAGGACCAGGAACATGATcttcaggaccaaacacaagCTGGACTTCACGCCCATGGCCTGCGACGCAAA GGGTAAAATAGTTCTGGGCTACACAGAGGCGGAGCTGAGAGTTCGCGGTTCAGGCTACCAGTTCATCCACGCAGCCGACATGTTGTACTGCGCCGAAAATCACGTCAGAA TGATTAAGACAGGAGAGAGCGGCCTCACCGTCTTCAGACTGCTCACCAAAGACAACCGCTGGAAGTGGGTCCAGGCCAACGCCAGGCTCGTCTACAAAAACGGGAAGCCAGACTACATCGTTGCCACACAGAGGCCCCTGGT AGACGAGGAAGGAGGGGAGCACCTGAGGAAGCGATCCATGCACCTCCCATTCACCTTCGCCACTGGAGAGGCGATGCTGTACCAGACGGGTCATCCTCTGCACAGCTTCTCTGAGTCCGTCCAGGGCAAAGCCAAAGGCAGCAAGACCAAGAAGGGCAAACAGAGTTCTTCAGATAACCTGGATCCAAAGTCCCTGCTGGGGGCGCTGATGAGCCAGGACGAGTCTGTGTACGTGTGCCAGCCTGACAGCGAGCCCGCCGTTTCCGGCCCCAGCAGCCTTTTGAGCCAGCAGCAAACGGACAGtgagtgcagcagcttcttagGTCACAACAGCCTACACGTCTTCTCTAATGAGACGTCGAGTTAtgaccccctgctggccacGCTGGACTCTCTGACCCTGGACGGAGAGGACCCCTGCTCCAACACCGAGATCTTTAACGCGCTGGAGAACCTTGGTCTCAACGCTGAAGACctagagctgctgctgctggatgagagGATGATCCAGGTGGAGCTGGGCCCCAACCACATCCCAACGCTGAGCGACCTTCTCACCAACAACGAGATCCTCTCCTACATCCACAACAAGCTGGAAAACAGCCCCGAGCCCGCGGACGGAGACGCGGGTCGATATGGAGTCAACGCCGACCAAGCCGCTGTCCCAGAACCTCCCGCCTTCGTCCAGCAGtcgcagcagatgcagcagcacgTCGGCTCAGGTGTGCCGGCGAAAGCTGCTCCTCCAACTGCGGAGGCAAAAGGTCAAACTCGGCTTCCAAACGGCCACTGGGTGACAAACACAGCCAACGCCCACCAGCCCGACAACCAGGTCCAGCCTCATCCTGTCCTCACACCCTCTCGGCTCAACAGCGAACTCAAACATCTTCTAGAGTCCAGCCAGCAGTGGAGCCAGGACCAGCTAGTCCACTATCCATCCCATCCGCAGGTCAGCCAGGACCCGTCGCTGCTCGGATTCCACAATCAGCGGACAATAAACGCTTCTTACATCCCAAACGGTCACACGTCCTTTCTGCCGAGCGTGGAGGTCGGCCATACGTACAGCATCACGGCGGCGCCGTGTGCACCCGCCGCTCTTCTGAACGGTCTGACCGCTCCGGATGTTTGTCACTACCAGAGttaccagcagcaggtgagcgtcGCCCAGAGCTCCacgctggagctggagcagctgctgggacTGTCCCAGTCGCAGCACAGCCTGCCAGCCTACGCCATGTTCAACACCAGCGCAcaaggctccgcccacagcaaG CTGGAGAACGGCTGCCTCCTCAACGCCACCAACGCGGCGTACATCAGAACGTGTCTGATGCCCAACGGAAACGCGGTGGTGGCGGCAAACGTGGACGGACTGTCGACGCTGCAGGACCACCAGAAGCCTGGGTTCCTCCTGTGA